The nucleotide sequence tgataaatcaatttagaAAATTTATAGTTTCTTGATGTGTAATAATACtgatcaaatttattttctcATGTCTTGAataattttgcaaccaaatgATCCAAAAGAATGAGACAATAATTTGAGGATTGAAAATCCATTTTTTGCAAGTATGATCTAATTAGTTATACCTCTAAGTAAGATAGACTTTTACAAGTGCATCAGAACAATATCTTGCAAAGCTCATACTGAATAGAAATATAACTGAGGAGATTGTAAAGAGAAGGTCTTTTAGGGATTTTTTGCTAGTGGTGTCTGTATGTACATTCAGGCTACATCAAACACGAGTGAATTTACAGTTTAAAAAACTTCAAACCCAATTTTATAATCCATGACACCCTGCATCCTTTAAATAGTTGCAAAAAGCGTCCCCTGTGTTTAGTGGTACAGTTGCATAAATAAAATAGAACAGAGGAATTGAGGTGAAAACGACAatgagaagaaaaaaaaatttatttagCAAAAAGAGGATTCAATGAAGAGTCGTTTGAGTCAATTCTTATCATTGAAAACCACTAGATTCTTTAGATTTTCATTTCAACGATACCTGTACGTTCCTAAACGTTGCATATCTATATCCCCTTACGTTATGTCtgatttcatcaccaaatttgaaaaattgaccTTGGATCAAATTccatcaaaattggaaaccattgaatttccaaaattaaATAATGAGCAATTAGCTTTATcttctcaatttgaaactttgtCAAAAAGACTAGATGAAAGTGATACATTGGCACAAATTAATGATTCATTAAGAAGCAAAACTTTTGTCGTTGGATCAATTCCAAGTAAAGCAgatttgatcttgtttgAACAAGTGTTCCCATTGGCATCAAAATGGACTTCCAAGGAAGATATTACCAAACATAGACATTTGTTGAGGTGGGCTGATTTGGTTCAAAACACATTGGTGAATGTTCCAGAACCAGTCAAGATTGATTACGATATTGAAATACCAAGAGAAAtcaaagagaagaagaaaccagcagcagcagctaATGTTCAAGGTAAAGATGCCGCTTCTGCCAAGGGAGATGCTAAAGCAgataaaaagaaaccaaaaGGTGAAGCAGTTGCTGGAGGAGCTCCATCTGATCAAAAACCATATCAAGAATTAACCGAGGAGGAGAAACAGGCTAGAGCAGCAGCTAAAGAAGCCAAGAAGGCAGCTAAAGCCAAAGCCAACGCtgaaaaagagaaacaaaaacagaATGAAAAAGCCGCATCTGCTGCTCCTCCATCACCAGCAATGGTTGATCTTAGAGTTGgattcattcaaaaagcAGAAAGACATCCAAACGCCGACTCTCTTTACATGTCAACTATTGATATGGGGGATGAAGAAGGTCCAAGAATCGTATGTTCAGGATTGGTCAACTATGTtccaattgaagaaatgcAAAAGAGATatgtgattgttgttgccaatttgaaaccagtCACAATGAGAGGTGTCAAGAGTTGTGCTATGGTTTTATGTGCTTCAAATAAAGACGATGGTgtggttgaatttgttaacCCACCAGAAGGTTCTAAACCAGGtgacaaaatctttttcgaAGGTTATAACGGTGTTCCTGAAAAACAGTTGAAcccaaagaagaaaatttgGGAAGCTGTTCAACCTAAATTTACCACTACTGAAAACTTTGAAGTTACCTATACTGAAGAAGGTAAACCACCTGCATTTTTGGTGAATGAAAAGGGAGAGAAATGTAAAAACAGTACTGTTGTTGGCGCAAATGTCAGTTAGAtgtatgtgtgtgtatatTGTATCACCTGTCATGAAGCAGTAGACAAAACATGCTGAAACTCAACCTACAAAGTCAACGAAGTTTACCATATGGATGGTGCTATTTGCAGTCCATTACTTTCctcatttttcaatatctttaCAACTCGacaataatcaaaataaagTACCTTCCAGCTCTGCTCAAGTAAATCAATATTATTATACAGTAGCCTCGTCCTCAACACATTATCAACCACTCTCCAACTATATTTAGCTCTGGCACGATTCAATGAGAATTCCTTGGGACCAGCAAGTAAATGGTCATTGATGATATGAAAAGGATTGAAAATGCATGAGTATGCTTCCATTCGTAGGTAATTTGATATCGATTATTTCCTCGttgtttgattgaaaaCTGAGCTTTATAACCCGCCATGCTTGATCCTGGTTGATGGAAAGCGGTGATGGCAGATATATCTAATGGATGCAGTCGAATTCCGTCTCGACCACAATGCCAATATTTATAGTTGCGCTCTCTTTTGAATATCAACTATCGATTATACTTTGATAAATATTTTGTGGAAATGTCGAGCTGCGGTTTTGTAAAGTCGTATgtcatttcatcatcaggTAAGAATACTTTTTGTAACCGGCGGTGtggattgattgatttgcAATGTAATTGTACCGAAAGTGGTGGGCAGTTCCAAATTCTGGTTCCTCTATCTATCGAAGTTCCCCTAGCGGTGATGATACCTTCTTCGTTTCGAAATCATGTAAGTTAAAATTGGTGTTGGGGTATTCTTGATTGAACATtcagttgaaaaatgtaTTGTCTGAAACCGGGTACTTGATGATAGCAGCAATTTGAATGTGTGAGAATTTGATAGCTTCTTGAACATCCTCAAGGGAAAAGAAACTTTTCACCAATGGAGGCAAAGATTGATTAATTTTAACCTCGAACGATccattgtttaatttcGCATCTTTTAATTTAGAAAtttattgttgtatttCGAAtgcaaatttaaaaaatcTGGAATGCCCATATAAAACCGTATCCAATACTTGGTTGGTTACGAATACTTCATTCTGTGAGTAGTTGCCGTTCGCATTATTGCGTATTCCATTTCGGTTTTAAGGTTGTAGTTTACTTTTAACGTTAGATCCCTGAAGTGGTTCGTGAGTAGTCCGCGGTAGTATGGTTGATTGTGCTTGGTTCATAGAAGTTGAATGTCGGTTGGAAGTAATAGAGTACCCGTCCGTCTTCATGGCGTCTTGAGTGCTTGTTTGGTTCTGAAAATCACCCATCATTCCAGTTGCAGAATATGTTCCCCTTTGTGTCAaaaaatcttcaaaattttggtcCGTATCTACCTCGCTAGACAatgcatcaacaaccaGGTCATCAGCAACACCATTTTTCGTCGAGGTATTCTTGCAGTCGTGATGTGCAATCTCATTTTATAAAGTACGGGTCACTCCAAACAATGTCCTTGATAAATTAATAACCTTTATATTCTTCGTTTGAAATCTCAGTGGTTCAGATTGtgatttcttcttgatcttttgttttggagaaataatgaaaaataCAGGTTTGTTTTACCTAAAGCTCAGTTTATACATCGCTGATGCATTTGAAGATGTTACAACACTccagttgaaattggagCAGGCTGGGATGGTACTTTGTGGACTCAATTGACTAGATCCGGGTGTATTGCCGTTTATTTATAGGCTTGGCGGGCGATGAAGCTTTAGTATGTGGTACAGTAGATTGTTCTTGAAAGCATCTGTCAGTAAATTAATGTTCTTGTACTTTGTATTGTATAATGTAAGGCTTTACCGGATTCACAGCCAATGGGTTCTTATTTAGTCAAGATAAATACCCGGTAGCTAGATTAAACACAACCAAAGTGCGTTCAAAGGTTAATTGGATAACTGGTAAGGTTGCAATTACAGAACCAACCTACGTCAATGGGTAATTTGGGTTTGGTAACTTTAATTTTTGAAGTCCAAGTAATGTCGCATCAATCTGACACACACTAATTTTTTCGACATTCTTAAATCTTTCAGAGTCCGGGGATTGAtctaaattttcaaattagaTTCGCTTGTTTCAACGACACGAgcaaaaatttggaaatggcTTTCTATCTCGAAACTTGACATTTTATCACCATAATCTGGTTGCCTCAGCTATTGTTGATAACCAGCAATGTAAGTTGTGATATATCCGATCCCATACTAGGTACGTGCATGTGCATGATGCATTGAACGCTACAatagaaaacaaaaaatagGATGGAAAATCAGTTTAAAAAACACAAAACGCACAAAATTAATTATGAATTGAGTTTGATGTTTGTAGCGTAAAGCTCAACAAACACAATGCATTGTGATCAACATCACTTAAGCAACTTACATAATTTGTTGAGTGATGAAGTTTTCTTGGttttttggttgatatTGTTATAATTGTGATTACAATCTGTGTTTGTATCTCACCATTATTGTATATGAGTTTGTGttaaataaaataattACACACACACGCTTTCTCCTCTAGATCTCGTTATCATtctccatcatcaactatCATTGGTTCATAAATTTGTCGTAGGCTTTGTTAAACTTTAGGTCACCTAAACTTAAGAATTgtgattcaacaattctaTTTCAATCACTTGTAAATCCAGCATAATGTACTTGCCTTACCGTTACACTATGTGACAGTTGGTATCATGGCTTGGACCCTCAATTGTAATAAAATAATGGCCACCCCTTCGGCAAAGCGGAAAGACAACAAATGCCCAAATAGAATTGATGTAAGGAATTTTCTGACCAGAGATGTGCAGAGATTTAGTGATCTTATAATAAAATATTCTTAATCAAGCCGCACCTACCCACAAACTTTATATTTAAAATTTACATAGGAGTCTCTTTCTCTAAGATGCAATGTAGTGACAGTTGAAGACCCTATATAACAATGTAACTAATGTAATATAGTATTTGTTAATTGTTCTATGCATAATTAGAACGTGTGCATATATAAGATGGATTACCTTCTATTCTATATAGGGACACACTCTCGCATTTGATTCTCTGGGTTTTCCATATttaaaaagtaaaaaataaaatttatttattttttttcaaaattaaatttcTCACACCCTCTCCTCATTTCTCCCCCATTTCATTACTCATCAGGAACCACAGAACTTTGACAACCAAAtcatatatataaatatatatatatacataaaTATACAGACGCCAACGTCCCATAACCAAGTGTCCACAGTACATATACCACCACACGCTTAAACACACCCAACACTTACCACCACATCTTTTCTTTCACAATATGAACAACGATCCACAAGACTTGTCTCCACTCACAATATCAACCTCAAGCTCAGTTGCCACCCCCGTATCTTCTTCTAAACTGAATATGGTAAAAAAGCCATCTACTGAACCGAAGAGAAGACGGGTTACTCGCGCTTGTGACACATGTCGTGCAAAAAAAGTCAAATGTGATGGTAGACAACCTTGTATTCACTGTACCGTGTATTCATTTCGTTGTACCTATGATGAACCAAATATtagaaataaaaagaaCTCGGGTATTCCCAAGCCATCACTGCCtaatgttgttgctgcATTACAGGCCGCAGCAGCAAATGGTACATTATACAATGATCACGACCAACTGTTGAGAAATTTAGGtggtgctgctgctgcCAATACAGCCAATGCTGCTGTTAATGGTAGCCAAGTGAATGCTTCTATTGCTACTGCTGCTTCAAACCCACCAAATGGTGTACCAATCGACTCATTCCCAACAAAGAACTTAATCATTGCTCAGCAAATTATCAGTGCACTACTCCCCAAACTACAATTCAGCTGTTTAGACCAAAACTTGGATTTCGATTTAGAtagatttcaaaagattatttCCCACATGAGTCAAAAGTCGTCTTCATTTGTATTAAATACCAATGAAATTGCTGATTTGATGCACGACAAAGAATCTATAGTACCGCCGCCAAGAAAAGCATCAGCAGAAACTTTTAGTGACGATTATACTGCGACAACACCTCGTGAAGTTAAATTAATCCTTCCTAGTAAAGAAGAGgcattggaattgatttacACCACTTGGAACAAAGCATGTGTTTTGTTTAGATTTTATCATCGACCATCACTTATTCAAGAAATAGATTTACTATATTCATTGGACCCTAGTGAGTATGGTGATagacaacaaaaatttcttccttttctttattcAAGTTTAGCCTGTGGATGTTTATTTAGTAAATCACCATACAAGAAAACTTCACATAATGAGAATCTAGAAGATGACGGATTCAAGTACTTTTTGGAGGCTAGGAAGTTGATGGATATTACCAATGTTGGTGATATAAGTTCAATTCAAACTATTGTCATGATGATTATGTATTTACAATGTTCAGCTAGATTGTCTACTTGCTATTCATATATTGGAATAGCTCTTAGAAGTGCATTAAAAGAAGGATTACATCGTAATTTATCCATTTTTCAGAATTCCAAACGCAAATTAGATCCAATGGAGATTGATACTAGGAAAAGGTTATTTTTTACCATATACAAAATGGACATCTACATCAATAGTTTACTAGGATTACCTCGCTCACTTACCGaagatcaatttgatcaagaattgCCAGATGATttagatgatgaaaatgtcACTAGACAAGGGTACTTGTACGAGAAACAAGGAGGAAGATTAAGCTCGGCAGGTTGTGCCAATTATCACACCAAATTGATGTTTATATTGTCACATATTCTTAAAGAATTATACCCTGTCAAGATTACAAATACCGAGGAAAACAAGTTTTTACATGAGCAACGACAACACGAGCAGAATCAGACTCAGGAGTCCAACCAGTCACACACATCGCCAGCAAGTCTGCAAGTATCACCACACCTGCAACCACAACCTCCACAACCGGTGAAGCAAGAGTCACAACACCCATTCACAAAGTCACCAACAGTGCCAATGTCCACTCTTGGAAAACTTCCCCTGACCTTAACCACCCCTTTACCATCGGCACCAGATAGAATTCATACCAAGGTTACTGAATTGGAGATGGAATTGAAGATATGGTTGGACAGTTTGCCACGTGAATTACAACCTACTGATCCTAATGTGGAGAGAACAGATATCCCTGAGAAGTTTGTTCTTGCCAACTATTATCTAcatttgtcatttttaaattgtcaaattatGCTTTATCGTCCATTTATCCATTTTGTTAGTGATTCAATGAATGGATCTTTATCAGATCCCAGATCATTGATCAGAGGGCGCAATTGTATCAAAATCGCACGTATGGTTGTGAAATTAGCAAACAAGATGATTGATGAAcagttgttgattggaACATATTGGTTTTCAATGTACACCATTTTCTTCAGTATCGCATGCTTGATGTATTatttccatttttcaaactacaacaacaatggaCTTGGTGTGAATGCATGTGGTGtattatttgatgatgacttgAATGTTGAAGTAATTAAAaaggatattgaaattggaaaaaaagTGTTGGATTCATTAAAGGATTCATCTAATAGTTCGTTGCGAATTTATAATATGTTGAATACGTtgtttgaacaattgaatcgTAGGACAGCATCGAAAACGGTAtacaagaaacaacaacagcaacacCAGCCATCATCTTCGCAATCAACCCAACAAGCTGAACAAGCTCAACAGCAAATGCAACAAAACGCCaatattcttcttcaagaAAATGTGAAGAGTACATTTaagaattttgatgaaaataatcGCTATGTGAACGGTTTTAAAAAGGATGATTTGAGTGAATTTTTCAAGGACGCCAGTATTGCTCGATTTCAATCAACGTCAGAAATTCCTAAAGATTTAGCTAATATCGAAAAACTCCTGGTGattaaagaagaagataacGAAGAGATTGGCGGTAATGTTGGAGCTGGTCTTACTTCCAATTACATGCCGGGTGTGTTTGATAAACTTGATGCACAAATATTTGGCAAGATTCTTCCACCTTATATGTATGATCAGCAACATTTGCCAAATAATCAAAagttccaacaacaacaacaacaacaacaacaacaacaacaacaagggCAGCCACAGCAGCCACAACCATTTCAGCAAcctcatcaacaacaatatgcTTCTACCGAGCAGCCACAGCAGTTTACACAATATGAGCCGGAACAAGGAAGTAACATCTACAATTCCCAAAATTCGTTTGTTGctaacaacaataacaataattACAATcctgatgaagatttaaATTTTGAAGAGATTTTCGGTGCTTTGGATGGATTTGCACCAGGGAACATGAgtggtggtgttggtggTAACAATCCTATTGATTATTTAGCACCATTTTGAAcgagagagaaagagaagaaagacATCAAGTGATAGAGAGATAAGACGTTTAAGCGATAACGGACAAGGTCAATTAGATTTATTTATATGTTTTTTGACCATTCTGTATATTTATTCAACCAGTGTAATTTGTATGTATATTTGTAATATATTAATTGGGTCTGTAACAAAGAAAGAGGCAAAGTACCGAATATCTCCGAATACACCTTTGATTGGGCTGAAAGTGGTAATAGACAGGATATTTGGAGACATAGATAAGTAACGGCTATAACGGGTACGACAAAACTTTTTAAAGTCACGTGCACGGGGTATATAATTCCGAAAAATAATTATGCAGGTCCGAGATTTTGAAGTTATCCGTagaaaagcaaaaaagGGTACCCACCGTTTATCTGCGTGAGAATATAAATAGgaacaatacaaacaaaGAAGGGCAGATAACATTTCTAAATCTAACAGCCAGCTAACTGGCATACCTTTACAGCTTTGGAGGGTTGAAACGCTGAGTTTGGCTCTTCTTAATTGATAGAACTTTTGGTTCCTCTTAACTCCGTGGATTTTGACTTGACATTCAGTTTTGTGTA is from Candida orthopsilosis Co 90-125, chromosome 1 draft sequence and encodes:
- a CDS encoding Asg1 transcription factor (similarity to S. cerevisiae Asg1p; Gal4p family zinc-finger transcription factor); the protein is MNNDPQDLSPLTISTSSSVATPVSSSKSNMVKKPSTEPKRRRVTRACDTCRAKKVKCDGRQPCIHCTVYSFRCTYDEPNIRNKKNSGIPKPSSPNVVAALQAAAANGTLYNDHDQSLRNLGGAAAANTANAAVNGSQVNASIATAASNPPNGVPIDSFPTKNLIIAQQIISALLPKLQFSCLDQNLDFDLDRFQKIISHMSQKSSSFVLNTNEIADLMHDKESIVPPPRKASAETFSDDYTATTPREVKLILPSKEEALELIYTTWNKACVLFRFYHRPSLIQEIDLLYSLDPSEYGDRQQKFLPFLYSSLACGCLFSKSPYKKTSHNENLEDDGFKYFLEARKLMDITNVGDISSIQTIVMMIMYLQCSARLSTCYSYIGIALRSALKEGLHRNLSIFQNSKRKLDPMEIDTRKRLFFTIYKMDIYINSLLGLPRSLTEDQFDQELPDDLDDENVTRQGYLYEKQGGRLSSAGCANYHTKLMFILSHILKELYPVKITNTEENKFLHEQRQHEQNQTQESNQSHTSPASSQVSPHSQPQPPQPVKQESQHPFTKSPTVPMSTLGKLPSTLTTPLPSAPDRIHTKVTELEMELKIWLDSLPRELQPTDPNVERTDIPEKFVLANYYLHLSFLNCQIMLYRPFIHFVSDSMNGSLSDPRSLIRGRNCIKIARMVVKLANKMIDEQLLIGTYWFSMYTIFFSIACLMYYFHFSNYNNNGLGVNACGVLFDDDLNVEVIKKDIEIGKKVLDSLKDSSNSSLRIYNMLNTLFEQLNRRTASKTVYKKQQQQHQPSSSQSTQQAEQAQQQMQQNANILLQENVKSTFKNFDENNRYVNGFKKDDLSEFFKDASIARFQSTSEIPKDLANIEKLSVIKEEDNEEIGGNVGAGLTSNYMPGVFDKLDAQIFGKILPPYMYDQQHLPNNQKFQQQQQQQQQQQQQGQPQQPQPFQQPHQQQYASTEQPQQFTQYEPEQGSNIYNSQNSFVANNNNNNYNPDEDLNFEEIFGALDGFAPGNMSGGVGGNNPIDYLAPF
- a CDS encoding Arc1 G4 nucleic acid binding protein; the protein is MKSRLSQFLSLKTTRFFRFSFQRYSYVPKRCISISPYVMSDFITKFEKLTLDQIPSKLETIEFPKLNNEQLALSSQFETLSKRLDESDTLAQINDSLRSKTFVVGSIPSKADLILFEQVFPLASKWTSKEDITKHRHLLRWADLVQNTLVNVPEPVKIDYDIEIPREIKEKKKPAAAANVQGKDAASAKGDAKADKKKPKGEAVAGGAPSDQKPYQELTEEEKQARAAAKEAKKAAKAKANAEKEKQKQNEKAASAAPPSPAMVDLRVGFIQKAERHPNADSLYMSTIDMGDEEGPRIVCSGLVNYVPIEEMQKRYVIVVANLKPVTMRGVKSCAMVLCASNKDDGVVEFVNPPEGSKPGDKIFFEGYNGVPEKQLNPKKKIWEAVQPKFTTTENFEVTYTEEGKPPAFLVNEKGEKCKNSTVVGANVS